A window of the Sulfurospirillum tamanense genome harbors these coding sequences:
- a CDS encoding EI24 domain-containing protein: MGFGGTHLWDALQALEAGEPLAAQALPGWLEVFLAYSIVQWVVITLFYLLGGVLALLLSVIIALIVIGFFTPWLVRLVQKRHYPTLSLPQGLPVAVVIKESIGIFGKFLGLLALSLVLLAFPFVNIAALHVPFFYLFYRILMLDVGSALLDASGYEVFKATHRSSTLAISLVCFALSLIPFVGLFLQPLFVLYFTHYMFQNVLLVSK, translated from the coding sequence ATTGGATTTGGCGGAACACACCTTTGGGATGCTCTCCAAGCCCTTGAAGCGGGCGAACCGCTAGCTGCCCAAGCCTTACCAGGCTGGCTTGAAGTGTTTTTGGCCTATAGTATCGTCCAATGGGTGGTTATCACGCTTTTTTACCTCCTTGGTGGGGTTTTGGCCCTTCTTTTGTCAGTAATTATTGCCCTTATTGTGATAGGGTTTTTTACCCCTTGGTTAGTGCGTTTGGTTCAAAAGCGCCATTACCCAACTCTCTCCTTGCCTCAAGGATTGCCTGTGGCTGTTGTTATCAAAGAGAGTATTGGAATTTTTGGAAAATTTTTAGGCCTATTGGCTCTTTCGCTTGTTTTGTTGGCTTTTCCATTTGTGAATATTGCGGCTTTACATGTACCGTTTTTTTACCTTTTTTATCGAATTTTAATGCTTGATGTGGGCAGTGCATTGTTGGATGCTTCGGGTTATGAGGTTTTTAAAGCAACCCACCGTTCTTCTACATTGGCGATTAGTCTTGTTTGTTTTGCTTTATCACTCATTCCTTTTGTAGGGCTTTTTTTGCAACCCCTCTTTGTTCTCTATTTTACGCATTATATGTTTCAAAATGTATTGCTTGTGAGCAAATAA
- a CDS encoding ATP/GTP-binding protein, whose translation MQIDTMQGAYNSLDFTIKTRSGDTLSLNMYDNKSMHYSASKEGNVQTRELTLSHAYGYKFSYEGNGIDAQDQKEIAQALEALQPRIQEYLKNVEQSGIPTPRDILNTAFDFRQELPTPKDANHKNAIAQGLLETFDKTLGSMGAQQKALETAQTLFEKMLDQLESFSLYA comes from the coding sequence ATGCAAATCGATACCATGCAAGGGGCGTATAATAGCCTTGATTTTACCATCAAAACCCGTTCTGGAGATACGTTGTCGTTGAACATGTATGACAATAAATCCATGCACTACAGTGCCTCTAAAGAAGGAAATGTTCAAACACGCGAATTGACCCTTTCCCATGCCTATGGATACAAATTTTCTTATGAGGGAAACGGCATTGACGCCCAAGACCAAAAAGAGATTGCACAAGCCCTAGAAGCTTTGCAACCGCGCATTCAAGAGTACCTCAAAAACGTTGAACAAAGTGGCATCCCTACCCCGCGAGACATTCTTAACACCGCTTTTGATTTCCGCCAAGAGTTGCCCACGCCCAAGGACGCAAACCACAAAAACGCCATCGCCCAAGGGCTGCTTGAGACGTTTGATAAAACTCTAGGGAGCATGGGCGCGCAACAAAAAGCCCTCGAGACTGCCCAAACGCTTTTTGAAAAGATGCTTGACCAGCTAGAATCCTTCTCTTTGTACGCCTGA
- a CDS encoding acyl-CoA thioesterase: MYGMGEPRIKIVAMPKDTNPSGNIFGGWIMAQIDIAGALATRELGAERVVTVAVNSMTFKEPVHVGDVLCCYAKVIKAGTTSVQTRVEVVAERASENGQTCVHVTSAVITYVSVDKEGNKRPLHVSQKQREALDLDYPLDTSVFNKGYGI; the protein is encoded by the coding sequence ATGTACGGAATGGGCGAACCCCGCATTAAGATTGTCGCCATGCCAAAAGACACCAATCCCTCAGGCAATATCTTTGGCGGGTGGATTATGGCACAAATTGACATCGCAGGCGCTTTGGCCACGAGAGAGCTTGGGGCGGAGCGGGTTGTTACAGTTGCGGTAAATTCCATGACCTTCAAAGAACCTGTACATGTAGGGGATGTGCTGTGTTGTTATGCAAAGGTTATCAAAGCAGGCACCACTTCGGTTCAAACGCGGGTTGAAGTGGTCGCAGAGCGTGCCAGCGAAAACGGCCAAACCTGCGTGCATGTCACTAGCGCAGTAATTACCTATGTAAGTGTCGATAAAGAGGGAAACAAAAGACCTTTACATGTAAGCCAAAAGCAGCGGGAAGCCTTAGACTTGGACTACCCGCTAGACACTTCTGTGTTTAATAAAGGTTATGGGATTTAA
- a CDS encoding DUF1294 domain-containing protein, producing the protein MCCLGVRLLVLFGLTGVSFLLNWAVPTVPVLGWYALQATVFAFMLMGVDAYAARHERKRTPETLLYYVAGIGGFLGTWLGVIVLKHKRAKKVFVGILTGISFLWIVVIWWVATHQEAIFSFLGVNL; encoded by the coding sequence ATGTGCTGTTTGGGTGTACGTTTACTTGTTTTGTTTGGCCTTACGGGTGTGAGTTTTTTGCTTAACTGGGCAGTTCCTACGGTTCCTGTGCTGGGGTGGTATGCTTTGCAAGCAACCGTGTTTGCCTTTATGCTGATGGGAGTTGATGCTTACGCGGCACGGCACGAAAGAAAACGCACACCAGAAACCTTGCTTTACTACGTGGCGGGGATTGGCGGATTTTTAGGCACGTGGCTGGGAGTCATTGTGCTCAAACATAAACGCGCCAAAAAGGTTTTTGTGGGAATTTTAACAGGGATTAGCTTCTTGTGGATTGTGGTGATTTGGTGGGTTGCAACCCACCAAGAAGCGATTTTTTCCTTTTTAGGCGTCAATCTTTGA
- a CDS encoding sensor histidine kinase: protein MLTLHQHFNTRLVGLFFGGIILATLVSYFTLKEIQLREFEKTLKSHINLIELQLPFSSHEETLDAFADAIKRGIGKRVTLIGLDGTVLAETDRKDINTMDNHRYRPEVIQALREPFGVNLRHSDSVNNDFLYVAKTVNYRGTPLVVRLGMSTQEIRENFLSLWLQTAVIFLGVLALGVLVSYFIHRRIKNELRKLGNGLEAIANKEYKTHINAGFAKEFEEIANRVHLLAFKLSKRDKQKRKHTAKLRLLSKQRSDIIAAVGHEFKNPIASIIGYAQTLLEDASMNQEIRERFLGKIVSNGQKINAMINRLSLATKLENGDLTPTPTAFDLSKLTKEVVASFEERYPKRTFVTHLDTSFVTADATMVEMVLNNLLDNALKYSEDKIYVEVVDKTCHVRDEGEGIPPEEIPNITKKFYRTNRYSWDNSMGLGLSLVHYILKLHESELAIQSTLGEGSTFSFTLK, encoded by the coding sequence GTGCTAACCCTCCATCAGCACTTCAACACGCGGCTTGTGGGGCTTTTTTTTGGAGGAATCATTCTCGCAACACTAGTAAGTTATTTTACCCTCAAAGAGATTCAACTGCGTGAATTTGAAAAAACCCTCAAATCCCACATCAACCTCATTGAGCTTCAACTTCCTTTCTCTTCCCACGAAGAGACCCTTGATGCCTTTGCCGATGCCATCAAAAGAGGTATCGGCAAACGGGTTACCCTTATCGGGCTAGATGGCACCGTATTAGCCGAAACGGACCGCAAAGACATCAACACCATGGATAACCACCGCTACCGACCCGAAGTCATTCAAGCACTCAGAGAGCCTTTTGGCGTAAACTTGCGTCATTCTGATTCGGTCAATAACGATTTTTTATACGTGGCAAAAACAGTCAACTACCGCGGCACACCTCTTGTGGTACGTCTTGGCATGAGCACACAAGAGATTCGCGAAAACTTTTTGTCTCTTTGGCTGCAAACTGCTGTTATCTTTTTGGGAGTTTTGGCTTTGGGGGTTTTGGTCTCTTATTTTATTCATCGGCGTATCAAAAATGAGCTAAGAAAGCTTGGCAATGGCCTCGAAGCCATTGCCAATAAAGAGTACAAAACCCACATCAACGCGGGTTTTGCCAAGGAGTTTGAAGAGATTGCCAATCGCGTGCATTTACTTGCTTTCAAACTCTCAAAACGCGACAAGCAAAAACGCAAACACACCGCCAAACTTCGGCTCTTGAGCAAACAGCGTAGTGACATCATCGCCGCAGTTGGGCATGAATTTAAAAACCCTATCGCCTCCATCATCGGTTACGCTCAAACCCTTTTGGAAGATGCGAGCATGAACCAAGAAATCAGAGAACGCTTCTTGGGGAAAATCGTCTCAAATGGCCAAAAAATAAACGCGATGATCAACCGCCTCTCATTGGCAACCAAGCTTGAAAACGGGGACTTAACCCCTACGCCAACGGCTTTTGACCTCTCAAAGCTTACCAAAGAAGTGGTTGCAAGCTTTGAAGAGCGCTATCCTAAACGCACTTTTGTCACCCACCTTGACACCTCATTTGTAACAGCTGATGCCACCATGGTTGAAATGGTGCTTAACAACCTTTTAGATAATGCTCTAAAATATTCTGAGGATAAAATTTACGTAGAAGTTGTAGACAAAACCTGTCATGTTCGCGACGAGGGCGAGGGCATTCCTCCTGAAGAAATTCCCAACATTACCAAAAAGTTTTACCGCACTAACCGCTACTCGTGGGACAACTCCATGGGCCTTGGCCTCTCTTTGGTCCACTACATTCTCAAGCTTCACGAAAGCGAACTTGCCATCCAAAGCACCTTAGGCGAGGGTTCGACCTTCTCCTTTACCCTGAAGTAG
- a CDS encoding GNAT family N-acyltransferase: MLDVNALINAQSSRVKSLPKWMLKPIIYGLKKLFHQDEVNRQLERIGHLEGFDFIEAVLEYFNVSYTVSNKEKLNIPASGRVVLIANHPLGALDALSLLMLVREVRPDVKIVANELLSHVDQLASLLIPVDVLGARSTKEHIKALYGALEEENVLIIFPSGEVSRARPTGVKDTKWQKGFLKIAKKTQSPIVPVFIKARNSSLFYTISMLSKPLAALLLPHEMFTKRGGTVGFRVGEKIPHKVLKENPIDDKQTLQLLKKHLYSVGKGKRGVFKTESCIAHPEERARLRKELKKAQLLGVTNDGKQIYLFDAFVESALMREVGRLREMTFRKVEEGTGDKRDIDTFDLKYRHIILWDEEELEVAGAYRIGEGTKLMEQGFKGFYANTLFEYMPAFEPIVKEGIELGRSFVQPRYWGSRALDYLWQGVGAYLRAHPEVKYMFGPVSLSKTYPRIAQEMMVFFYSFYFPPFKEYVRPRTPFLLKRDEKETVQKCFTCKDYREDFGRLKRQLQAMDLSVPTLYKQYSELCEEGGCQFVGFNVDTQFGDCLDGFIVVEIAKIKQAKKERYMGQGV; this comes from the coding sequence ATGCTAGATGTTAATGCGTTAATCAACGCCCAGTCTTCACGGGTAAAATCCCTGCCTAAATGGATGCTAAAGCCTATCATCTATGGGCTTAAGAAACTATTTCACCAAGACGAAGTAAACCGTCAATTGGAGCGCATTGGGCACTTGGAGGGGTTTGATTTTATCGAGGCGGTGTTGGAGTATTTTAATGTCTCTTACACTGTGTCTAATAAGGAAAAACTCAATATCCCTGCTTCGGGACGCGTGGTGCTCATTGCCAACCACCCTCTGGGGGCACTAGACGCACTCTCTCTTTTGATGTTGGTGCGAGAGGTGCGACCCGATGTGAAGATTGTGGCTAATGAGTTGCTTTCACACGTTGACCAGTTGGCTTCTTTGCTCATTCCTGTGGATGTTTTGGGGGCGCGCTCCACAAAAGAGCACATTAAGGCACTTTATGGGGCTTTGGAAGAGGAAAATGTGCTGATTATCTTTCCCTCGGGGGAGGTTTCGCGGGCGCGTCCTACGGGTGTAAAAGACACCAAGTGGCAAAAAGGGTTTTTGAAGATTGCGAAAAAAACCCAATCTCCTATCGTGCCTGTGTTTATCAAAGCTCGCAACTCCTCTCTTTTTTACACTATTTCAATGCTTAGCAAACCGTTGGCAGCACTCTTGTTGCCCCATGAAATGTTTACCAAGCGCGGCGGCACTGTGGGGTTTCGGGTAGGAGAAAAGATACCCCATAAAGTTCTCAAAGAAAACCCCATTGATGACAAGCAAACCCTTCAGCTCCTTAAAAAACACCTTTACAGTGTGGGCAAAGGGAAGCGGGGCGTGTTTAAAACCGAATCGTGCATTGCCCATCCTGAAGAGCGTGCACGCTTGCGCAAAGAGCTTAAAAAAGCACAACTTCTAGGGGTGACAAATGACGGAAAACAGATTTATCTTTTTGATGCTTTTGTAGAATCTGCGTTGATGCGCGAAGTGGGCCGTTTGCGAGAGATGACCTTTCGCAAGGTAGAAGAAGGCACAGGAGATAAGCGTGATATTGATACTTTTGATTTGAAATACCGGCATATTATTTTGTGGGACGAAGAGGAGCTGGAGGTAGCAGGGGCGTACCGCATCGGCGAGGGGACGAAGCTCATGGAGCAAGGATTTAAAGGATTTTATGCCAATACATTGTTTGAATATATGCCCGCCTTTGAGCCCATCGTCAAAGAGGGCATAGAGTTGGGGCGTAGTTTTGTGCAACCGCGCTACTGGGGCTCGCGAGCCTTGGATTATTTATGGCAAGGAGTAGGGGCGTATTTGCGTGCGCATCCGGAGGTCAAGTACATGTTTGGTCCGGTGAGTTTGAGTAAAACTTACCCACGAATAGCCCAAGAGATGATGGTCTTTTTTTACAGTTTTTATTTCCCTCCATTTAAAGAATACGTACGCCCTAGAACCCCTTTTTTATTGAAGCGCGATGAAAAAGAAACCGTACAAAAATGCTTTACATGTAAAGACTATAGAGAAGATTTTGGGCGTTTAAAACGCCAGCTTCAAGCCATGGATTTGAGTGTGCCAACCTTGTATAAACAGTACAGTGAGCTGTGTGAAGAAGGCGGGTGTCAATTTGTTGGCTTTAATGTAGACACCCAATTTGGGGATTGTTTGGACGGGTTTATTGTGGTGGAGATAGCAAAAATTAAGCAGGCCAAAAAAGAACGCTACATGGGGCAAGGGGTCTAA
- the luxS gene encoding S-ribosylhomocysteine lyase: MPLLDSFTVDHVKMPAPAVRLAKSMKTPSGDTITVYDLRFCKPNHDIMSGEGIHTLEHLFAGFMRNHLNSAQTEIIDLSPMGCRTGFYMSVIGSPKEDAVVKAWEASMNDVLHVKTQEDIPELNLYQCGTCAMHSLEDAKTIATKVLKQGIGVMDNEALKLDLSKIDA; the protein is encoded by the coding sequence ATGCCACTTTTAGACAGCTTTACCGTTGATCACGTCAAAATGCCAGCCCCTGCTGTGCGCCTTGCTAAAAGCATGAAAACCCCAAGCGGCGACACCATCACGGTGTATGATTTGCGTTTTTGCAAGCCCAATCACGACATCATGAGTGGTGAGGGAATTCACACATTAGAGCACCTTTTTGCAGGTTTTATGCGTAACCACCTCAACTCCGCCCAAACCGAAATCATCGACCTTTCGCCGATGGGATGTCGCACGGGATTTTACATGAGCGTTATTGGTAGCCCCAAAGAAGACGCGGTGGTCAAAGCTTGGGAAGCATCCATGAACGATGTATTACATGTAAAGACTCAAGAGGACATTCCTGAGCTTAATCTTTACCAGTGCGGGACTTGCGCGATGCACTCTTTGGAAGACGCTAAAACCATTGCGACAAAAGTCCTTAAGCAGGGTATCGGTGTGATGGATAATGAAGCACTCAAACTTGACCTTTCAAAGATTGACGCCTAA
- a CDS encoding response regulator transcription factor: MGATVLIIEDEADLLELMEYHFQKAGFEVAGFLSTKNVEKFLEEEQVDAMVVDRNLPGAEGSEFVQKLRQKGINAPVIFVTAKDTDANVEEGFLRGGDDYLTKPFNMNELILRVHAILRRTQTAPLSTLSHRDITLNLETREVFVGKEEIELTKLEFDLLHALMSHKNSVLNREFLLEKVWEEEAYYQDKTVNVAINRLKKKIDPTKEKNYIKSIWGVGYTLC; this comes from the coding sequence ATGGGCGCAACCGTTTTAATCATTGAAGATGAGGCAGATTTATTGGAGCTTATGGAATACCATTTTCAAAAAGCTGGCTTTGAAGTGGCGGGGTTTCTCTCCACTAAAAACGTAGAAAAATTTTTGGAAGAAGAGCAAGTAGATGCCATGGTGGTTGATCGCAACCTTCCAGGGGCTGAGGGGAGTGAATTTGTCCAAAAGCTCCGTCAAAAAGGCATCAATGCGCCCGTGATTTTCGTCACAGCCAAAGACACTGACGCCAATGTTGAGGAAGGTTTTTTGCGCGGAGGGGATGATTATCTGACTAAGCCTTTCAACATGAATGAGCTTATTTTGCGCGTACATGCCATACTAAGACGCACCCAAACAGCACCCCTTAGCACCCTTTCTCACCGTGACATTACCCTTAACCTTGAAACCAGAGAAGTGTTTGTTGGCAAAGAGGAGATTGAGCTCACCAAATTAGAATTTGATCTCCTGCATGCACTCATGTCTCACAAAAACAGCGTATTAAACCGTGAATTTCTTTTGGAAAAAGTGTGGGAAGAAGAGGCATACTACCAAGACAAAACCGTCAATGTAGCCATCAATCGCCTCAAAAAAAAGATTGATCCAACCAAAGAGAAAAATTATATCAAGTCCATCTGGGGCGTAGGATACACCTTGTGCTAA
- the dut gene encoding dUTPase produces MTPREILKEMFTLQQTLNDGTNGEGWESGYTNQGKFISWKRCIHMECAELIDSFAWKHWKHIAKPTDWENVRVEVVDIWHFVMSLLLEHYYNENKGGVDQLVEDVANTQGFRDFCKEAYDPNGFDDLELINDIESLIHGCTGYELELFDGLLRRYFDVALKCGINLGTLYRYYVAKNVLNRFRQDNGYKEGSYQKIWNGKEDNVVMLELLGEPMPTIDALYNALSQQYKALGA; encoded by the coding sequence ATGACACCCCGTGAAATTTTAAAAGAGATGTTTACTCTTCAACAAACCCTCAATGATGGCACCAACGGTGAAGGTTGGGAGAGCGGCTATACTAATCAAGGCAAATTTATCAGTTGGAAGCGTTGTATTCACATGGAGTGTGCTGAACTCATTGATAGTTTTGCGTGGAAACACTGGAAACACATCGCCAAACCCACAGACTGGGAAAATGTGCGGGTTGAGGTGGTAGATATTTGGCATTTTGTGATGAGTTTATTGTTAGAGCACTATTATAATGAAAACAAAGGTGGCGTAGACCAGTTGGTCGAAGATGTGGCCAACACGCAAGGCTTTAGGGATTTTTGCAAAGAAGCTTACGATCCTAATGGATTTGATGATTTAGAGCTTATTAATGATATTGAATCTTTGATTCACGGATGCACGGGCTATGAATTGGAATTGTTTGATGGCTTGTTGCGTCGGTACTTTGACGTAGCCTTGAAATGTGGCATTAATCTTGGAACCCTTTACCGTTACTATGTGGCTAAAAATGTTCTTAACCGTTTTCGCCAAGACAACGGCTACAAGGAAGGCAGTTACCAAAAAATCTGGAACGGCAAAGAAGACAATGTTGTCATGCTTGAATTATTGGGGGAGCCTATGCCCACCATTGACGCTCTTTATAACGCACTTTCCCAACAGTATAAAGCCTTGGGAGCGTAA
- a CDS encoding diguanylate cyclase domain-containing protein, whose protein sequence is MKKAWLALFLTLFSNTLYAKEPLRVCVDPDWTPYETLSSGGEFVGIGADLFALVAKRAGVVYTIVPTKDWEESIAFSKEGKCDALAFLNQTPAREEWLVFTEPYFTDPNVIITRESHEYISNLSEFWDLRIALPSGTSIEERVRQDFPHLVIIPATSEKEAFALVASGEADMTLRSLMLAVYTIKKEGWFNLKVAGEVPQYTNQFRIGLRKDHAALKETLNQGISTLKPQEVREIANKHVAIIVEGKPDYGLVFRVLVGFGVVFGFGLLWLGVQRRTNARLAQQLEEQRKIEAALRESQEGYRVLIEGAREGVVVTQSEKVMYCNPSFLELVGYTKEEVENMSIHTYLHPEDKGRAAQNHHRRIAGEEVEQRYPVRFITKQQETIWVEISGARIMWKGEPAALNFLVDITERVKKEAFMRHMAQYDQLTGLPNRWLLDERLDDTLRLSRRTGDSFGVIFVDLNRFKPINDTYGHEVGDALLVAVAKRIKALLRESDTVARVGGDEYVVLLPLAARPEDALLVAQKIEKAIEKPFVLSGHSLKISCSAGVAFYPLHGKTRMELYRHADRAMYDQKHSRN, encoded by the coding sequence ATGAAAAAGGCGTGGCTAGCGCTCTTTCTAACGCTCTTTTCTAACACACTTTATGCTAAAGAGCCCTTGCGCGTGTGTGTGGACCCTGATTGGACACCCTATGAAACATTGAGTTCAGGCGGGGAGTTTGTGGGAATTGGTGCAGATTTGTTTGCCTTGGTGGCCAAGCGTGCTGGGGTGGTTTACACTATTGTTCCCACGAAAGATTGGGAAGAGAGCATTGCCTTTTCTAAGGAAGGAAAATGTGATGCTTTGGCATTTTTAAACCAAACCCCTGCACGGGAGGAGTGGTTGGTTTTTACAGAACCCTATTTTACTGACCCCAATGTCATCATTACGCGCGAATCCCACGAGTATATTTCTAACCTTTCGGAGTTTTGGGATTTGCGCATAGCTCTTCCTTCGGGAACAAGCATCGAAGAACGGGTACGTCAAGATTTCCCCCATCTTGTCATCATTCCTGCAACATCCGAAAAAGAAGCTTTTGCCCTTGTGGCTTCTGGCGAGGCGGACATGACGCTACGTTCTTTAATGTTGGCTGTTTATACCATCAAAAAAGAGGGGTGGTTCAACCTTAAGGTAGCAGGTGAAGTGCCCCAATACACCAATCAATTTCGCATTGGTTTGCGCAAAGACCACGCGGCACTAAAAGAGACACTAAATCAAGGCATTAGCACCTTAAAACCTCAAGAAGTGCGCGAAATTGCCAATAAACATGTGGCTATTATAGTGGAAGGGAAGCCAGATTACGGGTTGGTTTTTAGGGTGCTTGTGGGTTTTGGCGTGGTGTTTGGCTTTGGCTTGTTGTGGCTAGGGGTGCAACGACGCACCAATGCCAGACTCGCCCAACAACTAGAAGAACAGCGTAAAATCGAAGCCGCACTGCGTGAAAGCCAAGAGGGCTACCGTGTATTGATTGAAGGGGCTAGGGAGGGTGTGGTAGTAACCCAGAGTGAAAAAGTGATGTATTGCAACCCCTCTTTTTTGGAGCTTGTGGGCTACACTAAAGAAGAAGTTGAAAATATGTCAATCCACACCTATTTGCATCCAGAAGACAAAGGGCGTGCCGCCCAAAACCACCATAGACGCATCGCAGGAGAAGAGGTAGAACAGCGGTATCCTGTGCGTTTTATCACCAAGCAACAAGAAACCATATGGGTAGAGATTAGTGGTGCGCGTATCATGTGGAAGGGAGAGCCTGCAGCCCTTAATTTTCTTGTGGACATTACCGAGCGTGTAAAAAAAGAAGCTTTCATGCGCCATATGGCTCAATATGACCAACTCACCGGCCTTCCTAACCGTTGGCTTTTGGATGAGCGCTTGGACGATACGCTACGGCTTTCAAGGCGTACGGGAGACTCTTTTGGGGTTATTTTTGTAGATTTGAACCGCTTTAAGCCCATTAATGATACCTATGGGCACGAAGTGGGCGATGCACTTTTGGTGGCTGTGGCAAAACGCATTAAAGCGTTGTTACGCGAATCAGACACAGTAGCTAGGGTAGGCGGAGATGAGTATGTGGTGTTGTTGCCTTTGGCTGCGCGACCAGAAGATGCCCTGCTTGTGGCCCAAAAAATTGAAAAAGCCATAGAAAAACCCTTTGTTTTATCGGGACATTCACTTAAGATTTCGTGCTCTGCAGGTGTTGCTTTTTATCCTCTTCACGGAAAAACGCGCATGGAGCTTTATCGGCATGCGGACCGAGCAATGTATGACCAAAAACATAGTCGCAATTAA
- a CDS encoding ferritin family protein has translation MRQYETYKCNKCGNEVEVQAVGGGKLTCCNEAMACVTTNLTAVNLMKAFAGESMARNKYDLFADMAEEEGLHRIAVHFREAAANEMWHARAEYKEANKMLHGFELDTTAKNLLYAADGERYEHETMYPDFEAIAKEEGHSAVARLFRAIGKVEVEHEREYLELRKMLDEEGFFESEEDDVWVCEVCGHVHRGKKAPATCPLCRVGQEYFKREFLG, from the coding sequence ATGCGACAATACGAAACCTACAAATGCAACAAATGCGGCAATGAAGTAGAGGTCCAAGCTGTAGGCGGTGGAAAGCTCACCTGTTGTAACGAAGCCATGGCGTGTGTGACCACTAATCTAACCGCTGTCAACCTCATGAAAGCCTTTGCGGGCGAATCCATGGCACGCAACAAGTACGATTTATTTGCCGACATGGCAGAAGAAGAAGGCTTGCACCGCATCGCTGTGCATTTTAGAGAGGCTGCCGCCAATGAGATGTGGCACGCCAGAGCAGAGTATAAAGAAGCCAACAAAATGCTGCATGGGTTTGAGCTTGATACGACTGCTAAAAACTTACTTTACGCAGCTGATGGCGAGCGTTATGAGCATGAGACCATGTACCCTGATTTTGAAGCCATTGCCAAAGAAGAAGGGCACAGCGCCGTAGCGCGTCTTTTTAGAGCCATTGGAAAAGTAGAAGTGGAGCACGAGCGTGAGTATTTGGAGCTTCGAAAAATGCTTGATGAAGAAGGATTTTTTGAAAGCGAAGAAGACGACGTGTGGGTGTGTGAAGTGTGTGGACATGTCCACCGAGGCAAAAAAGCCCCCGCAACCTGTCCGTTGTGCCGCGTGGGTCAAGAGTACTTTAAGCGGGAGTTTTTAGGTTAA
- a CDS encoding phosphate signaling complex PhoU family protein, with product MLPKHDQKLQEIRNLLTDLGQDLVTAAEKALHGLQTGDTSRFEAARLMLKNSGTKGNHIDNQIVTSLALFGAEATDLRELVAYLKATNEMVRISENIKAFSKRIHPLMENGACFPSCQEYGAHLCKSATVAITVAMKAFETNNKDEVEAIYRKVQVEESKTDDLYAILEKNILSELSKLNEFNTNHIQILSTMRKLERIADRAVNISKLLMFAKVGGELDVY from the coding sequence ATGCTACCTAAACACGACCAGAAACTCCAAGAAATTAGAAACTTACTAACAGACCTTGGCCAAGACCTTGTTACTGCCGCTGAAAAAGCCCTGCACGGTCTTCAAACGGGCGACACCTCGCGTTTTGAAGCAGCGCGCTTGATGCTCAAAAACAGTGGCACCAAAGGCAACCACATCGACAATCAAATCGTCACCTCTTTGGCTCTTTTTGGCGCAGAAGCGACAGATTTACGTGAATTAGTCGCCTACCTGAAAGCTACCAATGAAATGGTGCGCATTAGCGAAAACATCAAAGCCTTCTCAAAGCGCATTCACCCACTCATGGAAAATGGCGCATGTTTTCCTAGCTGCCAAGAATACGGCGCGCACCTATGTAAAAGTGCCACAGTGGCTATTACGGTTGCCATGAAAGCTTTTGAAACCAACAACAAAGACGAAGTGGAGGCTATCTACCGCAAGGTACAAGTGGAGGAGAGCAAGACGGATGATTTGTATGCTATTTTAGAAAAAAACATTCTCTCAGAACTGAGCAAACTCAACGAATTCAACACCAACCACATTCAAATTCTCAGCACCATGCGCAAGCTTGAGCGCATTGCTGATCGCGCCGTAAACATCTCAAAACTTTTAATGTTTGCTAAAGTTGGCGGAGAACTGGACGTTTACTAA